The Humulus lupulus chromosome 3, drHumLupu1.1, whole genome shotgun sequence genome window below encodes:
- the LOC133823569 gene encoding nuclear transcription factor Y subunit A-10-like: MAMQTIYLKEHEGLVPNTIGHLSSISSVPWWSAFGSQSVFGDSCDQLKPLSMEKPGTGDLLFSTKHAGRGADLGPDKGNITQFTIFPGDGQKSQGTISLQSSVPEYHARFELGFGQPMVCAKYPYMDQFCGVLSYGHQLSGRIMLPLNLTADDGPIYVNAKQYHGIIRRRQSRAKAAVLENKLPKARKPYMHESRHLHALRRPRGCGGRFLNTKFQNNDKGGRPVAMKLRNGQQLSRSSRSQSSEVLQSESGTLNSSKEANNSSGSNLSGSEVTSVYSRGELEHFRINHLGSSFHSVTDMMENSRGIVMPTKWVAAADHSRCNLNV, encoded by the exons ATGGCTATGCAAACCATATATCTCAAAGAACATGAAGGACTTGTCCCTAACACCATAGGGCACTTGTCCTCAATTTCATCTGTGCCTTGGTGGAGTGCCTTTGGATCTCAGTCAGTTTTTGGAGACTCTTGTGACCAACTGAAACCTTTATCCATGGAAAAACCCGGTACCGGGGACCTGCTCTTTTCCACCAAACATGCAGGAAGAGGCGCTGATTTAGGACCAGATAAAGGGAACATAACTCAGTTTACTATCTTTCCTG GGGATGGACAAAAGTCTCAGGGAACCATTTCTTTGCAATCATCCGTGCCAGAATATCATGCTCGTTTTGAGCTGGGATTCGGTCAGCCTATG GTTTGTGCAAAATATCCATATATGGATCAATTCTGTGGAGTCCTCTCTTATGGACATCAGCTCTCG GGACGCATTATGCTGCCGCTGAACTTGACTGCAGATGATGGACCAATCTATGTCAATGCTAAGCAATACCATGGAATCATCAGGCGTCGACAGTCTCGTGCAAAGGCAGCAGTGCTGGAGAATAAGCTGCCAAAAGCTCGCAAG CCATATATGCATGAATCTCGCCATCTCCATGCATTGCGCCGTCCAAGGGGATGCGGTGGCCGTTTCTTGAACACAAAGTTTCAGAACAATGACAAAGGTGGAAGACCCGTGGCAATGAAACTCAGGAATGGACAGCAACTCTCTAGGTCCTCGCGCTCTCAGAGCTCCGAAGTTCTGCAGTCAGAAAGTGGAACTCTGAACTCATCAAAGGAAGCAAACAACAGCAGTGGTTCAAACCTCTCAGGATCAGAGGTGACCAGTGTGTACTCCAGGGGAGAACTTGAGCACTTCCGGATCAATCATCTTGGCTCTTCATTCCATTCTGTCACGGACATGATGGAAAACTCACGCGGCATTGTCATGCCCACCAAATGGGTTGCAGCCGCTGATCATAGCCGCTGCAACCTCAATGTTTGA